A part of Actinobaculum sp. 313 genomic DNA contains:
- a CDS encoding class II aldolase/adducin family protein, which produces MMMNEALEKEIRERVAELIEVGRDIVAKGLALASGGNLSARIGEDTFVVTGKGTWLDRLQPEHFTLMRMEGSVINGPVPSSEWKLHARTYEARADARAVVHMHPQYALLLTALGHRIRFITQDHAFYVGSYGYTPYYVNGSDELADTAAEQVADGSHDVVVLGNHGISALGDSVESAFRKALNLEEAATMTYRALLLGDTTTVFPPDKLAELKHQ; this is translated from the coding sequence ATGATGATGAACGAAGCACTGGAGAAAGAGATAAGAGAGCGTGTGGCCGAGCTCATTGAGGTGGGCCGCGATATCGTTGCCAAAGGCTTAGCGCTAGCCAGCGGTGGAAATCTATCTGCCCGAATAGGTGAGGATACCTTCGTTGTTACGGGGAAGGGGACGTGGCTGGACAGGTTGCAGCCCGAGCACTTCACGCTGATGCGCATGGAGGGCTCGGTTATCAACGGGCCTGTTCCCTCCAGTGAATGGAAACTGCACGCGCGAACATACGAGGCGCGCGCTGACGCGCGAGCCGTGGTGCATATGCACCCGCAATACGCCCTGCTATTGACCGCTCTCGGTCACCGCATCCGCTTCATCACCCAAGACCACGCCTTCTATGTGGGAAGCTATGGGTACACCCCGTACTACGTCAACGGGTCCGACGAATTGGCGGATACCGCCGCCGAACAGGTAGCCGACGGGTCACACGACGTCGTCGTGCTGGGCAATCACGGGATTAGCGCACTGGGTGACTCGGTTGAGTCGGCGTTCCGTAAGGCGTTGAACCTAGAAGAGGCCGCGACGATGACGTACCGCGCCCTGCTCCTGGGCGATACGACGACGGTATTTCCGCCGGATAAGTTGGCGGAGCTCAAGCATCAATAA
- a CDS encoding 2-hydroxyacid dehydrogenase — MKVLVAADRFMTARVMTDSLRKHLPDVEIASIANDFPYTPLASIGDVDEAVGDEEELIAALTGVEVCFTHTHPFTRRVLEACPQLRMVTVCRGGPVNVNLPAAADRGVVVTNTPGRNAAATAEHTVAMIMAAVRQIPQRHNELAAGQWRGDYYDYEKVPLQIDGAVVALVGYGAVGSRVAAALRALGAHVRVYDPFLDSHLLPDGIEHAVSLEAALRDANIVTLHARLTAENRGMLGAEQLALLNPGAVVVNCARGALLDADALCDALESGYLGGAALDVFPVEPLPSDHRLLRAPHVVLTPHIAGASRGSAEVAARTGAEDIARYTRGEKVLHAVI; from the coding sequence ATGAAAGTGCTGGTTGCCGCAGATCGTTTTATGACTGCACGGGTGATGACCGACTCTTTGCGGAAGCATTTGCCCGATGTGGAGATCGCCTCCATCGCAAACGACTTCCCGTATACGCCGCTGGCGTCAATCGGTGATGTCGATGAAGCCGTGGGAGATGAGGAGGAACTTATCGCTGCTCTCACTGGGGTGGAGGTGTGTTTCACGCACACGCACCCTTTCACACGCCGGGTACTGGAGGCCTGCCCACAGTTGCGGATGGTAACGGTATGCCGCGGGGGACCGGTTAACGTCAATTTGCCTGCCGCAGCGGATCGCGGCGTGGTCGTTACGAATACTCCCGGGCGAAACGCGGCTGCGACGGCGGAGCATACCGTGGCGATGATTATGGCGGCGGTGCGCCAAATTCCGCAGCGGCACAATGAATTGGCAGCGGGGCAGTGGCGTGGGGACTATTACGATTATGAGAAAGTTCCGCTCCAGATTGATGGAGCCGTTGTGGCACTTGTCGGATACGGTGCGGTGGGTTCACGTGTTGCCGCTGCGTTGCGAGCGCTCGGCGCGCATGTGCGGGTCTATGATCCGTTCCTCGATTCGCACCTGCTTCCAGATGGTATAGAGCACGCCGTCTCCTTGGAGGCTGCGTTGCGAGACGCGAATATAGTGACGCTGCACGCGCGATTGACCGCAGAAAACCGGGGTATGCTCGGCGCCGAACAACTGGCGCTGCTGAACCCGGGAGCGGTAGTGGTCAACTGTGCACGTGGTGCCCTGCTTGACGCAGATGCCCTCTGCGATGCGTTGGAATCCGGTTATCTGGGCGGCGCGGCGCTTGACGTATTCCCGGTTGAGCCCCTGCCTTCCGACCATCGCTTGCTGAGGGCGCCACATGTGGTTTTGACACCGCATATTGCCGGCGCGAGTCGCGGCTCAGCCGAGGTGGCGGCTCGCACCGGGGCGGAGGACATCGCGCGATACACGCGGGGAGAAAAGGTGCTGCATGCGGTGATATGA
- a CDS encoding ABC transporter permease, producing MLGIVIRREFNTILTSKAMRISTAIVVAVLLLAGVAGRIFLHNDEESTPQAIPIAVTQDASPLTEFLVGQGGIEVVEASGNPETILQDNEEVEAVVSGIPAEPVLSTRGEANAIREKVVLASTLYLVDQQGVLTPELSSQLVRLSFLQVNVISTNAMFENPMGYLAGTIGCALLMVIVLLGISTLSAGVVEEKSSRVVEILLTTVRPRTFLLGKILGIGSAMLIIFAVYLTALLSGLAIAGLLSNLSALGSLGLWVFLPVVLLWIVLGYFTYAALIGGLAATVSRQEDLGAVQTPVVFFQMIPFYAALNLVPLLPDASITRILSYVPFLSPYMMPMRTALDSVALWEQLLAAALTLVCIPLLGILAGRIYERSILRTGERVKITSLFRGSQG from the coding sequence ATGCTCGGAATCGTTATTAGGCGTGAATTCAACACCATCTTGACGTCGAAGGCAATGCGTATCTCAACCGCCATTGTCGTCGCAGTATTGCTACTCGCTGGAGTTGCTGGGCGGATCTTCCTGCACAACGACGAGGAATCCACCCCGCAAGCCATCCCCATCGCGGTAACGCAAGATGCCTCCCCGCTAACCGAGTTCCTCGTCGGGCAGGGTGGAATCGAAGTAGTCGAGGCAAGCGGAAATCCCGAGACAATTCTGCAGGACAACGAGGAAGTCGAGGCCGTTGTATCGGGAATACCCGCCGAACCAGTTCTCTCGACCCGCGGCGAAGCGAACGCTATTCGTGAAAAGGTCGTCCTCGCATCCACCCTCTATCTGGTTGACCAGCAAGGCGTGCTCACCCCCGAGTTGTCATCACAGTTGGTCAGATTGTCCTTCTTACAGGTCAACGTCATCTCAACCAACGCAATGTTCGAGAACCCAATGGGTTACCTCGCCGGAACGATCGGATGTGCGCTATTGATGGTGATAGTTCTGCTGGGTATCTCCACACTATCTGCTGGCGTCGTGGAAGAGAAGTCGAGCCGCGTGGTGGAGATCCTGCTGACAACGGTGCGCCCGCGTACCTTCTTACTCGGCAAGATCCTTGGCATTGGTTCGGCCATGCTCATCATTTTTGCCGTCTACCTCACGGCATTGCTCTCAGGCCTCGCAATCGCCGGGCTTCTCAGTAATCTCTCCGCGCTCGGCAGCCTGGGCCTGTGGGTCTTCCTGCCGGTCGTTCTTCTATGGATCGTACTCGGGTATTTCACCTACGCCGCACTAATCGGTGGCCTGGCAGCGACGGTATCGAGACAGGAAGATCTGGGGGCGGTACAAACCCCGGTCGTCTTCTTCCAAATGATCCCGTTCTATGCGGCACTTAACCTAGTTCCGCTGCTACCCGACGCAAGCATCACCCGCATACTTTCGTATGTTCCCTTCCTCTCCCCCTACATGATGCCCATGCGAACCGCTCTTGACTCCGTGGCTCTCTGGGAGCAGCTACTGGCAGCGGCTCTGACACTTGTCTGTATCCCACTGCTCGGCATACTCGCCGGGAGGATCTACGAGCGATCCATTCTGCGCACAGGCGAGCGCGTCAAGATCACATCGCTATTCAGGGGGTCTCAGGGATAA
- a CDS encoding ATP-binding cassette domain-containing protein gives MLQIDSLNKSFGSLQALNNLSFHVNPGEIFGFVGSNGAGKTTAMRIMLNVLAADSGTVTWNHNPLDFDTRRKVGYMPEERGLYPRMAVGKQLIYLAQLHGLDAEAAKTAMEHWTERLNIASRRNDNVQKLSLGNQQRVQLAASLVHDPILLVLDEPFSGLDPVAVDVMSKVLQEKAKVGVPVIFSSHQLDLVERLCDRVGIVSQGHMIAEGTIDELRGANHKQLAIASGASFDALRDVLTPLGIRVEADPLEGTSEAPRIDGTVRVVFDQPSAVDDQQILQAALSAGPVHEFAPRRPHLTELFKDVVVAPAEDEEETAKKPKRSLFSRRKAVA, from the coding sequence ATGCTTCAGATCGACAGCCTCAATAAGTCGTTCGGCAGCCTACAGGCCCTGAACAATCTGTCCTTCCACGTGAATCCAGGCGAGATCTTCGGATTCGTCGGCTCGAACGGCGCGGGAAAAACCACCGCTATGCGCATTATGCTCAACGTACTCGCCGCCGATTCCGGCACAGTGACGTGGAATCATAACCCACTAGACTTCGATACCCGCCGCAAGGTGGGCTATATGCCGGAGGAACGCGGACTCTACCCGCGTATGGCTGTCGGCAAGCAACTCATCTACCTGGCACAGCTACACGGCCTAGACGCTGAAGCCGCAAAAACCGCCATGGAGCATTGGACCGAGCGGCTCAACATCGCATCCCGCCGCAACGATAACGTTCAAAAGCTTTCCCTCGGCAACCAGCAACGAGTACAACTGGCTGCATCGCTTGTGCATGACCCGATACTACTCGTCCTGGACGAACCGTTCTCCGGCCTGGATCCAGTAGCCGTAGATGTGATGAGCAAGGTCCTACAAGAGAAGGCAAAGGTCGGCGTCCCGGTTATCTTCTCCTCCCATCAGCTCGATCTGGTGGAGCGCCTCTGTGATCGCGTTGGCATTGTTTCGCAGGGGCATATGATCGCCGAAGGAACGATTGACGAACTTCGCGGCGCCAACCATAAGCAGCTCGCCATCGCTTCCGGAGCCTCGTTCGACGCCCTACGAGATGTGCTCACTCCACTGGGCATCCGCGTTGAGGCGGATCCCCTCGAAGGAACCTCCGAGGCACCCCGTATCGACGGCACCGTCCGAGTCGTTTTTGATCAGCCCAGCGCCGTCGACGACCAACAAATCCTCCAGGCGGCCCTGTCAGCGGGCCCGGTGCACGAGTTTGCGCCGCGCCGTCCCCACCTGACCGAGCTATTCAAGGACGTCGTCGTGGCGCCTGCCGAAGACGAAGAAGAAACAGCGAAGAAACCCAAGCGAAGTCTGTTTTCGCGGCGAAAGGCGGTGGCCTGA